The following proteins are co-located in the Pyrococcus abyssi GE5 genome:
- a CDS encoding TIGR00266 family protein, producing the protein MEYRIEHRPSFSLLEVNLREGEAVQAEAGAMVYMDPTVSIETKARGGLLGALKRSVLGGESFFMNVFRGPGRVGFAPGYPGDIISLELNGTLYAQSGAFLVASEGIDIDVKFGGGKTIFGREGVFLLELKGKGIVFLSSYGAIEKITLRGESVIVDTGHMVAFTEGIDFRIRKIGGLKATLFSGEGLVFEFSGHGDVYIQTRSLDGFLSWILPHLPKS; encoded by the coding sequence ATGGAATACAGAATTGAGCATAGGCCAAGCTTTTCCCTTTTGGAAGTGAACCTTAGAGAGGGAGAGGCCGTTCAAGCGGAAGCAGGGGCAATGGTATATATGGATCCAACGGTGAGCATAGAGACCAAAGCTAGAGGTGGGCTTTTAGGAGCCTTAAAGAGATCCGTCCTTGGAGGGGAGAGCTTCTTCATGAACGTTTTCCGAGGCCCAGGAAGAGTAGGCTTTGCCCCAGGATATCCTGGGGACATCATAAGTCTCGAGTTGAATGGAACCTTATACGCCCAAAGTGGTGCATTTTTAGTTGCTAGTGAAGGAATTGACATAGACGTCAAGTTCGGAGGAGGAAAGACTATATTCGGAAGAGAGGGAGTCTTCTTGCTGGAGTTAAAAGGAAAGGGAATAGTATTTCTATCGAGCTATGGGGCCATAGAGAAGATAACATTAAGGGGAGAGAGCGTTATAGTGGATACTGGCCATATGGTCGCGTTCACGGAGGGAATCGATTTTAGAATAAGGAAAATCGGGGGATTGAAGGCAACGCTCTTCAGCGGTGAGGGTTTGGTATTTGAATTCAGTGGTCACGGGGATGTGTACATTCAAACCAGGAGTCTAGATGGGTTCCTAAGCTGGATCTTGCCTCACCTGCCTAAGTCCTAG
- the purC gene encoding phosphoribosylaminoimidazolesuccinocarboxamide synthase, with product MEVYEGKAKKMIPMDDDKFIMEFKDDATAFDGVKKAKFKGKGWLNAQISAKFFKLLEEHGIKTHFIGVAGDNKLIVEKLDMYPLEVVVRNVVAGSLKKRLPLPEGYELPEPIVELYYKSDELHDPMINYYHAKILGITLEEIKKMEEIALKVNEILKDYLAKRGIILVDFKLEFGKNKNGEIILADEISPDTCRFWDAETKKSLDKDVFRFDKGDLIEAYEELYRRITGEDPGN from the coding sequence ATGGAGGTCTATGAGGGTAAGGCTAAGAAGATGATACCCATGGATGATGACAAGTTCATCATGGAGTTTAAGGATGACGCCACGGCATTCGATGGCGTTAAAAAGGCGAAGTTCAAGGGCAAAGGCTGGTTAAATGCTCAAATATCCGCAAAGTTCTTCAAACTCTTAGAAGAGCATGGAATAAAGACTCACTTCATTGGAGTTGCCGGCGATAATAAGCTGATAGTTGAAAAGTTGGACATGTATCCGCTTGAAGTCGTTGTTAGGAACGTTGTCGCTGGTAGCTTGAAGAAGAGGCTCCCACTTCCCGAAGGATACGAGTTGCCAGAACCAATCGTCGAGCTTTACTATAAGAGCGATGAGCTCCATGACCCAATGATAAACTACTATCACGCCAAAATCCTGGGAATCACGTTGGAGGAGATAAAGAAGATGGAAGAGATAGCGCTCAAGGTCAATGAAATTCTAAAGGATTACCTCGCTAAGAGGGGAATAATACTTGTGGACTTCAAGCTCGAGTTCGGAAAGAACAAGAACGGAGAGATAATATTGGCGGATGAGATAAGCCCAGATACGTGCCGCTTCTGGGACGCAGAGACGAAGAAGAGCCTAGATAAAGACGTCTTCAGGTTTGATAAGGGAGACTTGATTGAAGCCTATGAAGAGCTCTACAGGAGAATAACGGGAGAAGATCCTGGAAATTGA